In Lewinellaceae bacterium, a single window of DNA contains:
- a CDS encoding CHRD domain-containing protein has product MKNLLRPILTGLCIVLMAPIGFSQTHFTATLTGSQENPAATTDARGTGVFLLTGEGLEFTITVEGLEFTAAHFHNGATGANGGVVRNIGGDFSGNTASGIWRSTDAQALTSDLMAELMLGNIYVNVHTPENPSGEIRGQLSPFEIFTDVESVDNPFSNAQPLLQNAPNPFSVSTQIQFNLSRPGPTVLKVYNLAGAEVATLADEHLQAGAYKVTFEPQNLPAGVYICRLESNGLNATRKMILK; this is encoded by the coding sequence ATGAAAAACTTGCTGCGCCCAATTTTAACCGGTTTGTGTATTGTGTTGATGGCCCCAATCGGCTTTTCCCAAACCCATTTTACTGCTACCTTAACCGGCAGCCAGGAAAACCCGGCGGCCACAACTGATGCCCGGGGAACGGGTGTTTTCCTGCTTACCGGCGAAGGGCTGGAATTCACCATCACCGTTGAAGGGCTGGAATTCACGGCCGCCCATTTCCACAATGGGGCTACCGGCGCCAATGGCGGCGTCGTTCGCAATATTGGAGGCGACTTCAGCGGCAATACGGCCTCGGGAATATGGAGGAGTACCGACGCCCAGGCGCTAACCAGCGATCTGATGGCGGAATTGATGCTGGGCAACATCTATGTCAATGTGCATACGCCAGAAAACCCGTCGGGAGAAATCCGCGGGCAATTAAGCCCTTTTGAGATCTTCACTGATGTCGAGTCGGTTGACAACCCCTTTAGCAATGCTCAACCCCTTTTGCAAAATGCGCCGAACCCGTTTTCGGTTAGCACGCAAATCCAATTTAACCTTAGCCGGCCCGGCCCAACGGTCCTGAAAGTGTATAATCTGGCAGGAGCGGAAGTCGCTACCCTGGCCGATGAGCACCTGCAGGCCGGCGCTTATAAGGTGACATTCGAACCTCAGAATTTGCCGGCAGGCGTATATATCTGCCGGTTGGAATCGAATGGGCTGAATGCAACCCGAAAAATGATCCTGAAATAA
- a CDS encoding T9SS type A sorting domain-containing protein: MRNSFFLLAFIILSHWPALSQTIWEGPKITFTKPNNADHTLAENQDRITDAVWITRATSRGIFNIKTESSYVTNSSPSDTEWAFGATAELQNLVFDNWQTTVGSNPPAMVDRDMVLHLISENIYIDIKFLSWSVSSAGGGFSYERSTDISSGIGPAENFSGVISIFPNPSTQGTMNIRCESKASAPVEVSVFDVSGKLFFSESFSVNPVRINDWRLDLSRFGKGAYFVKLSQGAGQVTQKIVLK, translated from the coding sequence ATGAGAAATAGTTTTTTCCTTTTGGCATTTATTATACTTTCCCACTGGCCAGCTTTATCTCAAACCATCTGGGAAGGGCCCAAAATCACCTTCACCAAACCCAATAATGCCGACCATACCCTGGCGGAAAATCAGGACAGGATCACCGATGCCGTGTGGATCACCCGGGCAACGTCCCGGGGCATTTTTAATATTAAAACGGAAAGCAGCTACGTGACGAATAGTAGCCCCTCAGATACGGAATGGGCTTTCGGCGCCACCGCAGAGCTTCAGAATCTGGTTTTTGACAACTGGCAAACAACCGTCGGGAGCAATCCTCCGGCTATGGTAGACAGAGATATGGTCCTTCACTTAATCTCGGAGAATATTTATATTGATATTAAGTTTCTTTCCTGGTCGGTAAGTTCTGCCGGCGGCGGATTTAGCTACGAGCGTTCTACCGATATTTCATCGGGTATTGGGCCCGCTGAAAACTTCTCCGGTGTGATATCCATTTTCCCAAACCCCAGCACCCAGGGAACGATGAACATCAGGTGTGAAAGCAAAGCGAGCGCCCCGGTTGAAGTTTCTGTTTTTGATGTATCGGGAAAACTTTTCTTTTCCGAATCGTTTTCTGTTAATCCGGTCAGGATTAATGACTGGCGCCTGGACCTTTCCAGGTTCGGTAAGGGAGCGTATTTTGTAAAGCTCAGTCAAGGGGCCGGGCAGGTTACGCAAAAAATAGTCTTGAAATAA
- a CDS encoding CTP synthase, which yields MTKYIFVTGGVTSSLGKGIISASLAKLLQARGFAVTIQKFDPYINVDPGTLNPYEHGECYVTDDGAETDLDLGHYERFLNRPTSQANNVTTGRIYQTVIQKERAGDYLGKTVQVIPHITDEIKRRAQLLGNSNNFDIVITELGGTVGDIESLPYLEALRQLRWELGIDNCMVIHLTLIPYLRAAKELKTKPTQHSVKELLNTGIQPDILVCRTEHPISMDIRRKLALFCNVDVGSVIEAIDAESIYDVPLLMLREKLDTVAITKLRLKDRKEPDLRAWKKFLGRLKNPTYEVKIGLVGKYNELQDAYKSIHESFVHAGAVNECQVRVEPIHSEHLENSYEEVAKRLEGLDGVLVAPGFGERGIEGKIKAIRYVRENNVPFFGICLGMQCAVVEFARHVIGLEQAASTEVAPNAKDPVIDLMPEQKKITKKGGTMRLGAYACEIRRRSKAMMAYGHIKISERHRHRYEFNNAYLENIEKAGMIPSGINPESKLVEIVELKDHPWFVGVQFHPELKSTVEAPHPLFVAFIKACMQQKYEPKAGEK from the coding sequence ATGACCAAATACATTTTTGTTACGGGAGGCGTCACTTCATCGCTGGGCAAGGGCATCATCTCCGCATCCCTGGCCAAATTGCTGCAAGCCCGCGGCTTCGCCGTCACCATCCAAAAGTTCGACCCCTACATCAACGTCGACCCCGGCACCCTCAACCCCTACGAGCACGGCGAGTGCTACGTGACGGACGACGGGGCCGAGACCGACCTCGACCTGGGCCATTACGAGCGCTTTCTGAACCGGCCGACCTCGCAGGCCAACAACGTCACTACCGGGCGCATCTACCAAACCGTCATCCAAAAGGAACGCGCCGGGGATTACCTGGGCAAGACGGTGCAGGTCATCCCGCACATCACGGACGAGATCAAACGCCGGGCGCAGTTGCTGGGCAATTCCAACAATTTTGACATCGTCATCACCGAACTGGGCGGCACGGTCGGGGACATCGAGTCGCTGCCCTACCTGGAAGCCCTGCGCCAACTGCGCTGGGAACTGGGCATCGACAACTGCATGGTCATCCACCTCACCCTCATCCCCTACCTGCGGGCGGCGAAGGAACTAAAAACCAAGCCCACGCAGCATTCGGTCAAAGAACTGCTCAACACCGGAATACAACCCGATATTCTGGTGTGCCGCACCGAGCACCCCATCAGCATGGACATCCGCCGGAAGCTGGCCCTGTTCTGTAACGTAGATGTGGGCTCCGTTATCGAAGCCATCGACGCAGAGAGCATCTACGACGTCCCCCTGCTCATGTTGCGGGAAAAGCTGGACACGGTGGCCATCACCAAGTTGCGGCTGAAAGACCGCAAGGAGCCCGACCTGCGCGCCTGGAAGAAATTCCTGGGCCGGCTAAAAAACCCTACCTACGAAGTAAAGATCGGCCTGGTGGGCAAATACAACGAACTGCAGGACGCCTACAAGTCGATCCACGAATCCTTCGTGCATGCCGGCGCCGTCAACGAATGCCAGGTGAGGGTGGAACCCATTCATTCCGAGCACCTGGAAAACAGCTACGAAGAAGTGGCCAAACGGCTGGAAGGGCTGGACGGCGTCCTGGTCGCTCCCGGTTTCGGCGAGCGCGGCATCGAGGGCAAGATCAAGGCCATTCGCTATGTGCGGGAGAACAATGTTCCATTTTTTGGCATTTGCCTGGGCATGCAGTGCGCCGTGGTCGAATTCGCCCGCCACGTCATCGGCCTGGAACAGGCCGCTTCCACCGAGGTGGCGCCCAATGCCAAAGACCCGGTCATCGACCTGATGCCGGAGCAGAAGAAGATCACCAAGAAAGGAGGCACCATGCGCCTGGGGGCTTACGCTTGCGAGATTCGCCGCCGTTCCAAAGCGATGATGGCCTACGGCCATATCAAGATCAGCGAGCGCCACCGCCACCGCTACGAGTTCAACAACGCCTACCTGGAAAATATAGAGAAAGCGGGCATGATCCCTTCGGGCATCAACCCGGAATCCAAACTGGTGGAAATCGTGGAACTCAAGGATCATCCCTGGTTTGTTGGGGTGCAGTTCCATCCGGAACTCAAGAGTACGGTGGAAGCCCCGCACCCGCTGTTTGTGGCCTTCATCAAAGCGTGCATGCAGCAGAAATATGAACCGAAAGCCGGGGAGAAATGA
- a CDS encoding RNA methyltransferase yields MRKLSLKELNRVSVEQFKAQEKAPIVLVLDNIRSALNVGSAFRTADAFALEKICLCGITATPPHREILKTAIGATESVEWVYEKEVVQAISQLRGQGYRVLAVEQADRRTLLQDVQVEEGQKYALVFGNEVEGVSETAMSLVDGCVEVPQFGTKHSLNISVCLGIVVWEFFRRWKYD; encoded by the coding sequence ATGCGAAAACTCAGCCTCAAAGAGCTCAACCGCGTCAGCGTCGAGCAATTCAAAGCCCAGGAAAAAGCGCCCATCGTACTGGTGCTCGACAACATCCGCTCCGCCCTCAACGTGGGCTCCGCCTTCCGCACTGCCGATGCCTTTGCCCTGGAAAAAATCTGCTTGTGCGGCATCACCGCTACCCCGCCCCACCGCGAAATCCTGAAGACGGCCATTGGCGCCACAGAGTCGGTAGAATGGGTTTATGAAAAAGAAGTGGTGCAGGCCATCAGCCAGTTGCGGGGGCAGGGCTACCGGGTGCTGGCCGTCGAGCAGGCCGACCGGCGCACCCTGCTGCAGGACGTCCAGGTGGAAGAAGGGCAAAAGTATGCCCTCGTGTTCGGCAATGAAGTGGAAGGCGTCAGCGAGACGGCCATGAGCCTGGTGGACGGCTGCGTGGAAGTCCCGCAGTTTGGCACCAAGCACTCGTTGAATATTTCGGTTTGCCTGGGCATTGTGGTTTGGGAGTTTTTCCGGCGGTGGAAGTATGATTGA
- a CDS encoding 2OG-Fe(II) oxygenase, which translates to MVEQDTQQQIIDLEKWKTKFREGAPAYQQAAPYPYAQFDNFLEGWAAKEAMNAFPKVKDQGWIHYVHVNEKKHGLNKMDLIPGFIRKVIRELNSEEFVAALSELTGIPGLKADPTLEGGGLHQSQRGGYLNIHADFTVHPHKRTWRRRVNLLVYLNEGWLPEYKGDLELWSRDMKACVQKISPVFNRCAIFNTDEDSFHGLPDPIECPEDMTRKSIALYYFTEEDKAPRARATNYRARPTDGVKALFIWLDKQAVNVYTKVKGTLGINDDFVSKVLNWFSRKK; encoded by the coding sequence ATGGTAGAACAAGACACCCAACAACAGATCATCGACCTGGAAAAGTGGAAAACCAAATTCCGGGAAGGCGCGCCTGCTTATCAGCAAGCGGCCCCCTATCCGTATGCGCAGTTCGACAACTTCCTGGAGGGGTGGGCAGCAAAAGAGGCCATGAACGCCTTCCCCAAAGTGAAGGACCAGGGTTGGATTCACTACGTGCACGTCAATGAAAAAAAACACGGCCTCAATAAGATGGACCTCATCCCCGGTTTCATCCGGAAGGTCATCCGGGAACTCAACAGCGAGGAATTCGTCGCCGCCCTGAGCGAGTTGACCGGCATCCCGGGCCTCAAAGCCGACCCTACCCTGGAGGGCGGCGGCCTGCACCAGAGCCAGCGCGGCGGCTACCTCAACATTCACGCCGACTTTACCGTACACCCCCACAAGCGCACCTGGCGCCGGCGGGTCAACCTGCTGGTTTACCTCAACGAGGGCTGGCTTCCGGAATACAAGGGCGACCTGGAATTGTGGTCGCGCGACATGAAGGCTTGCGTGCAAAAGATCAGCCCGGTGTTCAACCGCTGCGCCATCTTCAATACCGACGAGGACTCCTTCCACGGCCTGCCCGACCCCATCGAATGCCCGGAAGACATGACCCGCAAATCCATCGCGCTCTACTATTTCACCGAAGAGGACAAAGCGCCGCGGGCCCGCGCCACCAACTACCGCGCCCGGCCGACCGACGGCGTCAAAGCGCTCTTCATCTGGCTGGACAAGCAGGCGGTGAATGTGTATACCAAGGTAAAAGGCACGCTCGGCATCAATGACGATTTTGTGAGCAAGGTGCTGAATTGGTTTAGCCGGAAAAAATGA
- a CDS encoding glycosyltransferase family 39 protein gives MMQDHTRYTLGFALLGALFFIPFLGGVHLFDWDEINFAEISREMLILKDYTRVHVNFEPFFQKPPFFFWLQAGAMALFGIGDFAARFPNAICGVITLPLLFRMGQRLKDTRFGILWAGAYFGSILPFLYFKSGIIDPWFNLFIFLGLYYFILFHWKKNQYSNIVLDKSRWWYLFLGGFWIGMGILTKGQVAYLIAVLAMGVYWVYQRFRFYVNVPQFLFFTLSATIVSLIWYGAETLQNGPKFIYEFNKYQYRLFSTPDAGHAGFPGYHFVVLLVGCFPASIFAIRSFFKMPEDTLPYQNDFRRWMKYLFWVVLLLFTIVQSKIVHYSSMCYFPLTYLAALTMEKMLDGQVRLNRWMAFGLWFVGGLFVFATLAAPFIGMNAEVLKPLFNDPFAQGNLEANVRWTGLEIIPGLFLLGLLGYFFNAYRRGNKPRSFLALYGGTAIFVMLTLVFFIKRIEGYSQRAAVEFFAEKADEDCYLAAFGYKTYAHLFYGQPQRPGDACFKDTACMNRLFFDPLDKPAYIVAKVHKAKTLEEMETLEEVGRKNGFVFFRRKAR, from the coding sequence ATGATGCAAGACCATACCAGATACACCCTGGGCTTTGCCCTCTTAGGCGCCTTGTTCTTCATTCCCTTCCTCGGAGGCGTCCACCTCTTCGACTGGGACGAGATCAACTTTGCCGAGATCAGCCGGGAGATGCTGATTCTGAAGGACTATACGCGGGTGCACGTCAACTTCGAGCCTTTTTTCCAGAAGCCGCCTTTTTTCTTCTGGTTGCAGGCCGGGGCCATGGCCCTGTTTGGCATAGGCGACTTTGCCGCCCGCTTCCCCAATGCCATCTGTGGCGTGATTACCTTGCCGTTGTTGTTCCGCATGGGGCAGCGGCTGAAGGATACGCGCTTCGGCATACTCTGGGCAGGTGCCTATTTTGGCAGCATCCTGCCCTTCCTGTACTTCAAATCGGGCATCATCGACCCCTGGTTCAACCTGTTCATCTTTCTGGGGCTGTACTATTTCATCCTGTTTCACTGGAAAAAGAACCAGTACAGCAACATCGTGCTGGACAAGAGCCGGTGGTGGTACCTCTTTCTGGGCGGCTTCTGGATCGGCATGGGCATCCTGACCAAGGGGCAGGTGGCCTACCTGATCGCGGTGCTTGCCATGGGCGTGTACTGGGTGTACCAGCGCTTCCGCTTTTACGTGAATGTTCCGCAGTTCCTGTTTTTCACCCTGTCGGCCACCATCGTCAGCCTGATCTGGTATGGGGCGGAGACCCTTCAGAACGGCCCGAAATTTATCTACGAGTTCAATAAATACCAGTACCGGCTGTTCAGTACGCCGGACGCGGGGCACGCCGGCTTTCCGGGCTACCACTTTGTGGTGCTGCTGGTGGGCTGCTTCCCGGCTTCCATCTTCGCCATCCGTTCTTTTTTCAAAATGCCGGAGGATACCCTGCCCTACCAGAACGACTTCCGCCGCTGGATGAAGTACCTCTTCTGGGTGGTGCTCCTCCTGTTCACCATCGTGCAGTCGAAGATCGTGCACTATTCCTCTATGTGTTACTTCCCGCTTACCTACCTGGCGGCATTGACGATGGAAAAGATGCTGGATGGACAGGTGCGGCTCAACCGCTGGATGGCCTTCGGGCTGTGGTTTGTGGGAGGCTTGTTTGTTTTCGCCACCCTGGCAGCGCCCTTCATCGGCATGAACGCCGAGGTGCTAAAGCCCCTCTTCAACGACCCTTTCGCCCAGGGCAACCTGGAAGCCAATGTGCGCTGGACGGGCTTGGAGATCATCCCCGGCCTGTTCCTGCTGGGACTGCTGGGCTACTTTTTCAATGCTTACCGCCGGGGCAACAAACCGCGTTCCTTCCTGGCCCTCTACGGCGGCACTGCCATCTTCGTCATGCTCACCCTGGTTTTCTTCATCAAGCGCATCGAAGGCTACTCTCAGCGCGCCGCCGTGGAGTTCTTCGCCGAAAAAGCCGATGAGGATTGCTACCTGGCGGCGTTTGGCTACAAGACCTACGCCCACCTGTTCTACGGGCAGCCGCAGAGGCCGGGCGATGCCTGCTTCAAGGATACCGCCTGCATGAACCGCCTTTTTTTCGATCCGCTGGATAAGCCGGCTTACATCGTCGCCAAGGTGCACAAGGCCAAAACGCTGGAGGAGATGGAAACGTTGGAAGAGGTGGGGCGGAAGAATGGGTTTGTTTTTTTCCGGCGGAAAGCGCGATAG
- a CDS encoding AAA family ATPase — protein MSNAAWRKKDKPEWTVYSFVVPNWDWSVRRPVIHFSFSSMGYKEVGLEAAIARTLDMKATEMGIKLEGEGISHRFQDFLKKAARQNPVVLLIDEYDKPLIDYLEKDGLSTALAHQKILKSFYSIIKDNDAHIHFLLITGVSKFSKVGVFSDLNNLLDISLHPNYAALTGITEEELETYFGMAIDEHEAEHNTSGLRQKIQETIPCQLFTEAKENLYHALIHLLFTYLGQYIQSEVSVLRGRLDAVVQTASHAYIFEFKLDEGAKAALEQIRQKDYATPYRISGKQVVAVGVNFSSEYKAIKEWEMAEL, from the coding sequence ATGAGCAACGCAGCATGGCGCAAAAAGGACAAGCCAGAATGGACAGTTTATTCTTTCGTCGTGCCTAACTGGGACTGGAGTGTCCGGCGGCCGGTCATACACTTCAGTTTTAGCAGCATGGGCTATAAGGAAGTTGGCCTCGAGGCTGCTATCGCGCGCACCCTTGATATGAAAGCCACAGAAATGGGGATTAAGCTGGAGGGCGAAGGAATTAGCCATCGTTTTCAAGACTTCTTAAAGAAGGCGGCCCGCCAGAATCCGGTTGTGCTTTTAATTGACGAATACGATAAACCGCTGATCGATTATTTGGAAAAGGATGGCTTGTCCACAGCGCTGGCTCACCAAAAAATATTAAAGTCCTTTTATAGTATCATAAAGGATAACGATGCTCATATCCACTTTCTGCTCATTACGGGAGTGAGCAAATTCAGCAAAGTTGGCGTGTTTTCTGACCTGAACAACCTGTTGGATATCAGTTTACATCCAAATTACGCCGCCTTAACGGGTATTACAGAAGAGGAATTGGAAACCTACTTCGGGATGGCTATTGACGAACACGAGGCTGAGCACAACACTAGCGGCCTGCGCCAAAAGATTCAGGAAACGATTCCCTGTCAATTGTTTACAGAAGCTAAGGAAAACCTTTATCACGCACTGATTCACCTGTTATTCACCTACCTGGGGCAGTACATACAGTCGGAGGTTAGCGTACTGCGCGGCCGGCTTGATGCTGTTGTGCAAACAGCCTCTCATGCCTATATTTTTGAGTTTAAACTGGATGAGGGTGCTAAGGCTGCTCTGGAACAGATCAGGCAAAAAGATTATGCTACTCCTTACCGCATTTCCGGCAAGCAGGTGGTGGCGGTAGGCGTCAATTTTAGTAGTGAATATAAAGCGATTAAGGAGTGGGAGATGGCCGAACTGTAA
- a CDS encoding AAA family ATPase yields MLPKLPIGQQDFRGIAENDYLYVDKTRLIHQLVTSGKYYFLSRPRRFGKSLTLSVIKELFLGSRELFKGLWVENKARGKNKVFNYGAVIFVPGKARRMRIAKAT; encoded by the coding sequence ATGCTACCAAAGCTTCCCATAGGCCAGCAGGATTTTCGGGGTATTGCTGAAAACGATTACCTGTATGTGGATAAAACTCGCCTTATTCACCAACTCGTCACGAGTGGGAAGTACTATTTTTTGTCTCGCCCTCGCCGCTTTGGCAAATCACTAACTCTATCGGTCATTAAGGAGCTGTTTTTGGGCAGCCGGGAGCTATTCAAAGGGCTATGGGTGGAAAATAAGGCACGAGGAAAGAATAAAGTGTTCAATTATGGGGCAGTAATTTTTGTGCCAGGCAAGGCGCGAAGAATGAGGATAGCCAAAGCTACCTGA
- a CDS encoding tetratricopeptide repeat protein, translated as MAQHHTLPLQLGEETEKQLLRQYNAFVHQLENGRPLQPQLLGELRAAMRAGLEAQPGLPEWRADAQLNHHLLHLTHPSNELLNLPWRLAVEDAPFLYLTKGLPIAGALPAYAPANALPLKVLVMIASPEDDSARLSYEEEEDQVIRAFQPLYEHGQVQIDFTEDGSLQGLKRKLKENHYHILHFSGHGIFKAGEGRLQLEDEISMRKVQVSGLEFAQALNAHPEHRPALLLLSSCQTAQGTTTDEFKGIANQLLQAGVPAVVAMGLSVLDYFATAFAGYFYRQLAEKEPLHRAFRAAVEFIRQEEARLLPNAAPGQWMIPQLYCSQRCEQVVDWERPFTPLRFSNLKFITGQDRLLLERHVGYQFLGRRRERRLALKPLLDKQPVLLRGQGGVGKTAMAEHLVQRLMLHDGRAYPFVFNETSTSITGVLDALKNYLRTEHKRFLIDSEVEKASDKAMEQFLFLLGEVGKACQPVFVFDNLESFQEEPGGPFAGQYADIRELIGFLYQNKPYPLLLTGRYPLADFPEAVPVDMNTVRFADFWKKCQQLSISQLQKQLPQQKKAEQLSFRQVAEQLHRAFGGNYRALEFFDKLYRANESEALASMDKLQEYIGTYSGEVLNQMSENLVFGQLLALLDEPQRRCLGLLAQYRRPVLPLAVEVQEELPNLDGHLERLVALTLLERQREPLDRDSELVYYYVSPIVRTLLEQTKAALPDFSHRRAGNYYYHIAENVDHGYDSLEEAYHHYYLAESKEKVSDIGTRLCNFYYGLSLFQMSFFYGQRTEDLVGEQIKVELLTRMGQVFQLYGKLDLALTYFNKVQNKAEEEKDLQWQGTTLNNISQIYAARGDYGRALEYLERSLKIRQEIGDRSGEGATLNNISQIFKARGDYGRALEYLERSLKISQEIGDRSGEGTTLNNISQIYDARGDYGRALEYLERSLKIRQEIGDRSGMCATLHNMAGIAFQDKKIEQFFKYEMKAYKIAMEIKDATALFHIGRDLGAILCQAGQKEEGLPMLQRSYEIGRQSGMQGTEQIAQLIQQYSQND; from the coding sequence ATGGCCCAACACCATACCCTGCCCCTGCAGCTGGGCGAAGAAACGGAAAAACAACTCCTCCGGCAGTACAACGCCTTCGTCCACCAACTGGAAAACGGCAGGCCCCTGCAACCCCAACTGCTCGGCGAGCTACGCGCCGCCATGCGCGCCGGCCTGGAAGCCCAGCCCGGCCTCCCGGAATGGCGGGCCGACGCCCAGCTGAACCACCATCTGCTCCACCTCACCCACCCCAGCAACGAACTGCTCAACCTGCCCTGGCGCCTGGCGGTGGAGGACGCCCCTTTCCTCTACCTCACCAAAGGCCTGCCGATAGCCGGCGCCCTGCCCGCCTACGCGCCCGCCAACGCCCTGCCCCTCAAAGTGCTGGTGATGATCGCCTCGCCGGAGGACGACAGCGCCCGCCTGTCCTACGAAGAGGAGGAAGACCAGGTCATCCGCGCCTTCCAGCCCCTGTACGAGCACGGGCAGGTACAGATAGACTTCACGGAGGACGGCTCCCTGCAGGGCCTGAAGCGCAAGCTGAAGGAAAACCACTACCACATCCTGCACTTCAGCGGGCATGGGATCTTTAAAGCAGGGGAGGGCCGGCTGCAGCTGGAAGACGAGATCAGCATGCGCAAGGTGCAGGTGAGCGGCCTGGAGTTTGCCCAGGCCCTCAACGCCCACCCGGAGCACCGCCCCGCCCTGCTCCTGCTGTCCTCCTGCCAGACCGCCCAGGGCACGACGACGGATGAATTCAAAGGCATCGCCAACCAACTGCTGCAGGCGGGGGTGCCCGCCGTGGTGGCCATGGGTCTGAGCGTGCTCGACTACTTCGCCACCGCCTTCGCCGGCTACTTCTACCGGCAGCTGGCGGAAAAAGAACCCCTGCACCGCGCCTTCCGCGCCGCCGTCGAGTTTATCCGCCAGGAGGAGGCCCGCCTGCTCCCCAACGCCGCCCCCGGCCAGTGGATGATCCCGCAGCTCTACTGCTCGCAGCGCTGCGAGCAGGTGGTGGACTGGGAAAGGCCCTTCACGCCCCTGCGGTTCAGCAACCTAAAGTTCATCACCGGCCAGGACCGCCTGCTGCTGGAGCGCCACGTGGGCTACCAGTTCCTCGGGCGCCGCCGCGAGCGCCGCCTGGCGCTGAAGCCCTTGCTGGACAAGCAGCCGGTACTGCTGCGCGGGCAGGGCGGCGTGGGCAAAACGGCCATGGCCGAGCACCTGGTGCAGCGCCTGATGCTGCACGACGGCCGCGCCTACCCCTTTGTGTTCAATGAGACCTCCACCTCCATCACCGGCGTGCTGGATGCGCTGAAGAACTACCTGCGTACAGAACACAAACGGTTCCTGATCGACAGCGAGGTGGAGAAAGCTTCCGACAAGGCCATGGAACAATTCCTTTTCCTGCTGGGCGAAGTGGGCAAAGCCTGCCAGCCCGTCTTTGTCTTCGACAACCTGGAGAGCTTCCAGGAGGAGCCCGGCGGCCCCTTCGCCGGGCAGTACGCCGACATCAGGGAGCTGATCGGCTTTTTATACCAGAACAAACCGTACCCCTTGCTGCTCACCGGCCGCTACCCCCTGGCGGACTTCCCGGAGGCCGTGCCGGTGGACATGAACACCGTCCGCTTCGCCGACTTCTGGAAGAAGTGCCAGCAGCTGAGCATCAGCCAACTGCAAAAACAGTTGCCTCAGCAAAAAAAGGCGGAACAGCTGAGCTTCCGGCAAGTGGCCGAGCAACTCCATCGGGCATTTGGCGGCAACTACCGCGCCCTGGAGTTTTTCGATAAACTCTACCGGGCAAATGAAAGCGAAGCGCTGGCCTCCATGGATAAGCTGCAGGAGTACATCGGTACTTACTCCGGCGAAGTGCTCAACCAGATGAGCGAGAACCTGGTCTTCGGCCAACTGCTCGCCCTGCTGGACGAGCCGCAGCGCCGGTGCCTGGGCCTCTTAGCGCAGTACCGCCGCCCGGTGCTGCCCCTGGCGGTGGAGGTGCAGGAGGAACTGCCGAACCTGGATGGGCACCTGGAGCGCCTCGTTGCCCTCACCCTGCTGGAGCGGCAGCGGGAGCCGCTGGACAGGGATTCGGAACTGGTGTATTACTACGTATCGCCCATCGTCCGAACCCTGCTGGAACAGACGAAGGCGGCCCTGCCTGATTTTTCACACCGCCGGGCGGGCAATTATTACTACCATATCGCGGAAAATGTGGACCACGGCTACGACAGCCTGGAGGAGGCCTATCACCATTACTATCTGGCTGAATCGAAAGAGAAAGTCAGCGACATCGGTACCCGGCTGTGCAACTTCTACTACGGCCTTTCCCTGTTCCAGATGAGCTTTTTCTACGGGCAACGGACGGAGGATTTGGTGGGAGAACAAATTAAGGTCGAATTATTAACGAGAATGGGGCAGGTCTTTCAACTCTATGGTAAGCTTGATTTGGCGCTGACTTATTTCAATAAGGTACAGAACAAGGCGGAGGAAGAAAAAGATCTGCAATGGCAGGGCACCACGCTGAACAACATCAGCCAGATCTATGCTGCGCGAGGGGACTACGGCCGTGCCTTGGAGTATTTGGAGCGGAGTTTGAAAATAAGGCAGGAAATCGGGGACCGCTCCGGTGAAGGCGCCACGCTGAACAACATAAGCCAGATTTTCAAGGCGCGAGGGGACTACGGCCGTGCCTTGGAGTATTTGGAGCGGAGTTTGAAAATAAGTCAGGAAATCGGGGACCGCTCCGGTGAAGGAACCACGCTGAACAACATCAGCCAGATCTATGATGCGCGAGGGGACTACGGCCGTGCCTTGGAGTATTTGGAGCGGAGTTTGAAAATAAGGCAGGAAATCGGGGACCGCTCGGGCATGTGTGCAACCCTGCATAATATGGCAGGCATCGCATTTCAGGATAAAAAGATAGAACAGTTTTTTAAATATGAAATGAAAGCCTATAAAATTGCCATGGAAATCAAAGATGCCACCGCCTTGTTCCATATCGGGCGCGACTTGGGAGCTATTCTTTGCCAGGCTGGTCAAAAAGAAGAAGGGTTGCCCATGCTGCAACGCAGTTACGAAATAGGCAGGCAATCCGGTATGCAAGGCACCGAACAAATAGCACAATTGATACAACAATATTCCCAAAACGACTAA